The proteins below are encoded in one region of Belonocnema kinseyi isolate 2016_QV_RU_SX_M_011 chromosome 1, B_treatae_v1, whole genome shotgun sequence:
- the LOC117169905 gene encoding ribonuclease H1-like, protein MISRLQSRILPRLIHLQNPQRFFNDEGCEHELFYLKNNKLNIDERDGFITPEIPKISNIGSPSFRSESNFIVDENGYVNVYTDGACISNGMANPKAGIGVWFGDHHSLNVSQPIVGRSTCNVAEIMAVTEAARQAKKAGVKKLKINTDSQFLIKCVTEWMKKWKIGGWKTAKKKPVINKEELIELESALSSLEVTWAHVSSHSGIHGNEMAHLLAKEGICKIKEEISS, encoded by the exons ATGATCTCCAG GCTTCAAAGTCGTATTTTACCAAGGTTAATACACTTACAAAATCCACAGAGGTTCTTCAACGATGAAGGCTGTGAACatgaattattttacttaaaaaataataaactaaatattGATGAGAGAGATGGATTCATTACTCCAGAAATTCCAAAGATAAGCaat ATCGGATCCCCATCGTTTCGTTCGGAGTCCAATTTCATAGTTGACGAAAATGGATATGTGAACGTTTACACAGATGGTGCCTGTATTTCAAATGGTATGGCAAATCCAAAAGCGGGCATTGGAGTTTGGTTTGGTGACCATCATTCCTT AAACGTTTCTCAACCAATTGTTGGCCGATCTACTTGTAACGTAGCCGAAATTATGGCTGTGACTGAAGCAGCGCGACAGGCGAAAAAAGCTGGAgtaaagaaactaaaaattaatacagATTCTCAGTTTCTGATTAAGTGCGTCACAGAGTGGATGAAGAAGTGGAAAATTGGCGGTTGGAAAACGGCCAAGAAAAAACCAGTGATTAATAAGGAAGAATTGATCGAATTAGAATCAGCTCTCTCGTCTTTGGAAGTCACCTGG GCTCACGTTTCAAGTCACTCTGGGATTCACGGCAACGAAATGGCCCATCTTTTAGCCAAAGAaggaatttgtaaaattaaagaagaGATAAGCAGTTGA